The Anas platyrhynchos isolate ZD024472 breed Pekin duck chromosome 36, IASCAAS_PekinDuck_T2T, whole genome shotgun sequence genome window below encodes:
- the LOC119715013 gene encoding butyrophilin subfamily 3 member A2-like, with protein sequence MEQKNWLLFTVTLLAATPISSENFVVISPPNVLGVVGLDTVLPCNVSSTKPLYDIEVQWKKITDGHIEDVYIWRNTVNKPGQKYVGRTELLKDGLATGNVSLTLKNVLPADEGTYSCIVNSKDWSADTTTVLSIAGTSEIFFEILGPRGQGIELACRSHGWFPKPTVEWVVRNKQMLSPDTEIHQDSKELFSVLSRVTITGQEAEEVTCQIQNNMAQAEKTTVRLSSAAFPQTSAWIHAFWILLTLTLLISAVSALLLFRAKQRTSKKKNVVEETFENQESEKMTSNADYDSLQARYDTINRELEFRRARSYMVPITLDVARKHPELSLSPDKRTVHHEPSDQGSIIKCQLPIVVGREGFALGRHYWEVQVWDGLDWEVGVLTETVRDTLIGESWEELPKHGVWSLRREKGKFWPEEANNVMHQNTAPLAAVGLDLDLKQNTLSFYNAGVSGRILKISIEPSMKLYPFLKPGLGKVGEKGKPLSINHNTGWDYPQKMQHDMVCRNLT encoded by the exons ATGGAGCAGAAGAATTGGCTTTTGTTCACCGTGACACTGCTAGCAGCCACCCCCATCTCATCAG AAAATTTCGTGGTCATCTCTCCCCCCAATGTGTTGGGGGTTGTTGGCCTGGACACAGTTCTTCCCTGCAATGTCTCTTCCACGAAACCATTGTATGACATTGAAGTTCAGTGGAAGAAAATCACAGATGGGCATATAGAAGATGTCTACATATGGAGGAACACAGTTAACAAACCAGGGCAGAAATACGTGGGGAGGACTGAATTGCTAAAAGATGGACTTGCTACTGGGAATGTGTCCCTAACACTGAAGAACGTGCTGCCAGCAGATGAAGGAACGTACAGCTGCATTGTGAATTCCAAGGACTGGAGTGCTGACACAACCACCGTGCTCAGCATTGCAG GTACCAGTGAAATATTCTTTGAAATATTGGGCCCCCGAGGACAAGGTATTGAGCTTGCCTGCAGATCACATGGATGGTTCCCCAAACCCACTGTCGAGTGGGTTGTTCGGAATAAGCAGATGCTGTCTCCAGACACTGAAATACATCAGGACAGCAAGGAGCTCTTCAGTGTGCTGAGCCGAGTCACAATTACAGGACAGGAAGCGGAAGAAGTCACCTGTCAAATCCAGAACAACATGGCACAGGCTGAGAAAACTACTGTGCGCCTCTCAA gtgCTGCTTTTCCACAAACATCTGCATGGATCCATGCATTCTGGATACTATTGACTTTAACTCTTCTTATAAGTGCTGTTAGCGCTCTTCTTTTATTTAGAg CAAAACAGAGGacctctaagaaaaaaaatgttgtagaAGAGACTTTTGAAAATCAAG AATCTGAGAAAATGACATCAAATGCAG atTATGACTCACTGCAGGCTCGATATG ataCAATAAACAGAGAACTAG agttCAGACGGGCTCGAAGCTACATGG TGCCCATCACCCTGGATGTAGCACGGAAACACCCtgagctctccctgtcccctgacAAGAGGACAGTCCACCACGAGCCTTCTGATCAGGGTTCCATCATCAAGTGCCAGCTTCCCATCgtggtgggcagggagggcTTTGCCTTGGGGCGACATTACTGGGAGGTGCAGGTGTGGGATGGGCTGGACTGGGAGGTGGGGGTACTGACAGAGACTGTGAGGGACACTCTAATAGGAGAGAGCTGGGAGGAGCTTCCTAAGCATGGAGTCTGGTCACtgagaagggagaaaggaaagttCTGGCCTGAGGAAGCCAATAATGTGATGCATCAGAATACTGCCCCACTAGCAGCGGTTGGGCTTGACCTGGATTTAAAGCAGAACACGCTCTCCTTCTACAATGCTGGGGTTTCAGGACGTATCCTGAAAATCTCAATTGAACCATCAATGAAACTGTACCCTTTCCTCAAACCAGGCCTTGGTAAGGTAGGAGAGAAGGGGAAACCCCTCTCCATCAACCACAACACAGGGTGGGACTACCCACAAAAAATGCAGCACGATATGGTATGTAGAAACCTGACCTGA